One window of Marinomonas primoryensis genomic DNA carries:
- a CDS encoding sarcosine oxidase subunit gamma translates to MSDITLETPEQLPKLVTHQRPLPSEPNIVGESPLHHADLDSIATQGPQVGGVHFCEHKLLGLLTLRCTPSSEQQSEITALLGVVLPMKPLTSVVNGDISVRWVGPDEWLIIVPGEQAFDIETRFFETLSGHFSLVNISGGSTVFDVSGDHVVDMLKKSIPVDLHIREFPVGKVVSTIFAKSGAIICRLGDNHFELVVRRSFADYLWLWIQDASREYGLVVKAT, encoded by the coding sequence ATGTCTGATATTACGTTAGAAACACCTGAGCAATTACCAAAACTGGTTACGCATCAGCGGCCTTTACCATCAGAGCCAAATATTGTCGGTGAAAGTCCTTTACACCATGCGGATTTAGACAGCATTGCTACGCAAGGTCCACAAGTAGGCGGCGTGCATTTTTGTGAGCATAAGCTCTTAGGGTTGCTAACCCTGCGTTGCACGCCCTCATCAGAACAGCAAAGCGAGATTACCGCTTTGCTGGGTGTCGTTCTACCAATGAAGCCGTTGACGTCAGTCGTCAACGGTGACATTTCTGTGCGTTGGGTTGGTCCGGACGAATGGTTAATCATTGTTCCCGGTGAACAAGCTTTTGATATCGAAACTCGCTTTTTTGAAACACTAAGTGGTCATTTTTCTTTAGTAAATATCAGTGGTGGTTCGACGGTATTTGATGTTTCTGGCGATCATGTTGTTGATATGCTGAAAAAGTCGATTCCTGTGGATTTGCATATCCGTGAATTCCCCGTAGGAAAAGTAGTATCGACTATTTTTGCTAAGAGTGGCGCAATTATTTGTCGGCTCGGTGACAACCATTTTGAGTTAGTGGTTCGTCGTAGTTTCGCCGATTATCTTTGGTTATGGATTCAAGACGCCAGTCGTGAATACGGCTTAGTCGTTAAAGCGACCTAA
- the purU gene encoding formyltetrahydrofolate deformylase — MKSKTLPWIFTASCPSLIGTVDVVTRYMAEAENYIDEIHSFDDRESGLFFIRIEFFPPNDGFSDATFTEKFSSRAAEFDMTWELTAPNHKPKVAIMVSKYDHCLNDLLYRFRTGQLNIDVTVIISNHPDLEELAKWHGIPYYHLPITAETKLEQEAKVRELIEQYDTELVVLARYMQVLSPSMCEYLDGRAINIHHSLLPGFKGARPYHQAWEKGVKMVGATAHYVNNDLDEGPIITQGIQTVNHAHFPEDLVAKGQDIERVTLFNAVKYHVEKRVFLNGKRTVVFGG; from the coding sequence ATGAAATCGAAAACCTTACCTTGGATTTTTACTGCCAGCTGCCCGAGCCTTATTGGTACCGTTGATGTTGTGACTCGATACATGGCAGAAGCGGAAAACTACATAGACGAAATTCACTCTTTTGATGACAGAGAATCGGGTTTGTTTTTCATTCGTATTGAGTTTTTCCCTCCAAATGATGGCTTTAGTGACGCTACGTTCACTGAAAAGTTTTCTTCCCGCGCGGCAGAGTTTGATATGACGTGGGAATTGACGGCGCCAAATCATAAGCCAAAAGTGGCTATCATGGTGTCGAAATACGACCATTGCTTGAACGATTTACTCTATCGTTTCCGTACCGGTCAGCTGAATATTGATGTGACGGTTATTATTTCAAATCACCCTGATCTAGAAGAACTTGCGAAATGGCACGGCATTCCGTATTACCACTTGCCTATCACCGCAGAGACCAAGCTAGAACAAGAAGCGAAGGTACGAGAGCTGATCGAGCAATACGATACTGAATTGGTTGTCTTAGCGCGTTACATGCAAGTACTGTCACCAAGCATGTGTGAATACCTAGACGGCCGAGCCATTAATATCCATCATTCTTTATTGCCAGGATTTAAAGGCGCTCGCCCTTATCATCAAGCGTGGGAAAAAGGCGTCAAAATGGTCGGCGCAACAGCCCACTATGTTAACAATGACTTGGACGAGGGGCCGATCATCACTCAAGGCATTCAAACGGTAAACCATGCGCATTTCCCAGAAGATCTTGTGGCAAAAGGACAAGACATCGAACGTGTCACCTTGTTTAATGCTGTGAAATATCACGTTGAAAAACGCGTCTTTTTAAATGGCAAACGCACGGTTGTGTTTGGTGGGTAA
- the dld gene encoding D-lactate dehydrogenase: MTATRFSLDLAEKLKAIVGSQYTLTDADKKKPYSNGIRLGGGEAYAVVRPSSLVEIWKVLQACVEADVIVIMQAANTGLTGGSTPNGADYDRPIVIVSTMRISDIQLIDQGKQIVGLAGSTLFGLEERLKPYGREPHSVIGSSCIGASIVGGVCNNSGGALVQRGPAYTEMSLFAQVTENGELQLVNNLGIDLGSDPEEILANLQNQTYQETDVQFPDKRGSDNEYHERIRDVDAETPSRFNNDPRRLYESSGCAGKLAVFAVRIDTFPIPEKHQVFYIGTNDPAVMEQMRRDMLSTFTNLPVSGEYLHKSSYDISKKYGKDSYLVIDKLGTKYIPKMFSIKRTVDRWAEKFSFMPNKFSDRIMQYMSQMFPNHLPKRMEDFRAKYDHHWIVETSNDGVAEAQAYLDTFFKDNEGDYFACTDREADQAILHRFVTGGALTRYHIMNGKDLGSIMTIDVAFPRNELDWFEVLPQEIDDKIAVKMYYGHFFCHVMHQNYIMKKGVDGKAVKKQILASYDVRGAEYPAEHNVGHEYLAKPALREFYQKTDPTNSFNSGIGGTSKLKSWHEHTDGQNGCGCK, translated from the coding sequence ATGACAGCAACCCGTTTTAGCTTAGATCTGGCCGAAAAATTAAAGGCCATAGTAGGAAGCCAGTACACCTTAACGGACGCCGATAAGAAGAAACCCTACAGCAATGGTATTCGATTAGGCGGCGGTGAGGCTTACGCCGTGGTTCGTCCTAGTAGTTTGGTTGAAATCTGGAAAGTGCTTCAAGCCTGTGTTGAAGCAGATGTTATTGTCATTATGCAAGCCGCCAATACCGGCTTGACTGGTGGTTCCACGCCAAATGGCGCGGACTATGACCGCCCGATTGTGATTGTCAGTACCATGCGAATCAGCGATATTCAGCTGATTGATCAAGGCAAACAGATTGTTGGTTTGGCAGGCAGCACGTTATTTGGTTTGGAAGAACGACTAAAACCTTACGGTCGCGAGCCACATTCAGTGATTGGCTCTTCTTGTATTGGCGCGTCTATCGTCGGTGGTGTGTGTAATAATTCTGGTGGCGCACTGGTTCAACGTGGTCCTGCTTACACAGAAATGTCCTTGTTCGCACAAGTCACTGAAAATGGCGAATTGCAGCTGGTGAACAACCTAGGCATCGATTTGGGCAGCGACCCAGAAGAGATTCTCGCCAATTTACAGAACCAAACTTACCAAGAAACCGACGTACAATTTCCCGATAAACGCGGTTCCGACAATGAATACCATGAGCGTATTCGTGACGTCGACGCAGAAACTCCATCCCGCTTTAACAATGACCCGCGTCGTTTGTATGAATCGTCTGGTTGTGCCGGTAAATTGGCGGTTTTTGCGGTTCGCATCGACACCTTTCCCATCCCTGAAAAACATCAGGTGTTCTACATCGGCACGAACGATCCCGCCGTAATGGAACAGATGCGTCGTGACATGTTGTCAACTTTTACCAATTTGCCTGTGTCTGGCGAATACCTGCATAAAAGTAGCTACGACATCAGCAAAAAATACGGCAAAGACAGCTACTTGGTGATCGACAAACTGGGCACCAAATACATTCCTAAAATGTTTTCCATCAAGCGTACTGTGGATCGTTGGGCGGAAAAATTTAGCTTCATGCCGAACAAATTTTCGGATCGCATCATGCAATACATGAGTCAGATGTTCCCGAACCACTTACCAAAACGCATGGAAGATTTTCGTGCAAAATACGACCATCATTGGATCGTCGAAACCAGCAATGACGGCGTGGCCGAAGCACAAGCGTATTTAGACACCTTCTTTAAAGACAACGAAGGCGATTACTTTGCTTGTACCGACCGCGAAGCGGACCAAGCGATTCTGCATCGCTTTGTGACGGGCGGCGCGTTGACGCGTTATCACATTATGAATGGCAAAGACCTTGGTTCCATCATGACGATTGACGTGGCGTTTCCGCGAAATGAACTGGACTGGTTCGAAGTATTGCCACAAGAGATCGACGATAAAATTGCCGTGAAAATGTACTACGGACACTTCTTTTGCCATGTCATGCACCAAAACTACATCATGAAAAAAGGCGTTGATGGCAAAGCGGTGAAAAAGCAAATTCTCGCCAGCTACGACGTACGTGGTGCGGAATACCCGGCCGAGCACAACGTGGGTCATGAATATTTGGCGAAGCCCGCATTGCGCGAGTTCTACCAAAAAACCGACCCAACCAACAGCTTCAACTCAGGAATTGGCGGCACCAGTAAACTGAAAAGTTGGCATGAACATACTGATGGTCAAAACGGCTGCGGCTGTAAATAA
- a CDS encoding carboxypeptidase M32: MSNYDQLTSHYQTIHHFNHAESMLGCDAAANMPSGGSNARSKAMAELSVHIHRLSTQPQLEEWFGNAEKEPLSTEQKASLREMKRKWQQATVVPEDLVQAQSIASSKCEHAWRTQRQENDWVGFEKNWKEVVTLSREEAKIRGEALGLTRYDAMLDKFEPGTTTASLDTLFTDVKTWLPELIEKVLEKQKSESIVLPSGTFSTASQKALGLEVMKLLKFDFDRGRLDQSVHPFCGGVPSDVRITTRYDEKNFVQALMGIVHETGHARYEQGLPSAFAGLPVGEARSMGVHESQSLFFEMQIGRCKPFISHLSRLSADAFNAHKDPVFAEENLYKIYTQVKKGFIRVDADELTYPAHVIVRYEIERDLINGVIEHTDVPAIWDEKMKASLGILTKDNYKNGCMQDIHWTGGSFGYFPSYTLGAMYAAQYKATMIQTVDIDAAIQSGDLSPIFQWLSDNIWSQASLHTTDELIKRATGETLNAVHFRKHLEGRYL, from the coding sequence ATGTCCAACTACGACCAATTAACGTCACACTACCAAACGATTCATCATTTTAATCATGCCGAGTCTATGCTCGGTTGTGATGCCGCGGCGAACATGCCGTCAGGTGGCAGCAATGCGCGCTCAAAAGCCATGGCTGAATTGTCGGTTCATATCCATCGATTATCCACTCAGCCACAACTTGAAGAATGGTTCGGCAACGCGGAAAAAGAGCCTCTAAGCACGGAACAGAAGGCGAGCCTGCGAGAGATGAAACGTAAGTGGCAACAAGCGACGGTCGTACCGGAAGACTTGGTTCAGGCACAATCCATTGCGAGCTCAAAGTGTGAACACGCTTGGCGTACACAACGTCAAGAAAACGATTGGGTAGGGTTTGAGAAGAACTGGAAAGAAGTCGTCACTTTGTCTCGTGAAGAAGCGAAAATCCGCGGCGAAGCGCTAGGTCTCACTCGCTACGACGCCATGCTCGACAAGTTCGAACCGGGCACCACAACCGCGTCGCTCGATACGTTATTTACCGACGTGAAAACTTGGTTGCCAGAACTGATTGAAAAAGTACTGGAAAAGCAGAAGTCTGAATCCATCGTATTGCCATCAGGCACTTTTTCTACCGCCTCGCAAAAAGCGCTCGGTCTAGAAGTTATGAAGTTGTTGAAATTCGACTTTGATCGCGGTCGATTAGACCAAAGTGTTCACCCGTTCTGCGGTGGCGTTCCGTCTGATGTGCGTATTACGACCCGTTACGATGAAAAAAATTTCGTACAAGCCTTAATGGGTATTGTTCACGAAACAGGTCACGCTCGTTACGAACAAGGCTTACCAAGTGCCTTTGCCGGTTTACCAGTCGGTGAGGCGCGTTCCATGGGAGTTCATGAATCACAATCGCTCTTTTTTGAAATGCAGATAGGCCGCTGTAAACCCTTTATTTCCCACTTGTCGCGCCTTTCTGCCGACGCCTTTAACGCGCACAAAGATCCTGTGTTTGCCGAAGAAAACCTCTACAAAATCTACACACAGGTGAAAAAAGGCTTTATTCGAGTCGATGCAGACGAACTCACGTACCCAGCGCACGTTATTGTGCGCTACGAAATCGAACGTGACTTGATTAATGGCGTGATTGAACACACCGATGTCCCTGCGATTTGGGATGAAAAAATGAAAGCCTCACTTGGGATTTTAACCAAAGACAATTACAAAAATGGCTGCATGCAAGATATCCATTGGACTGGTGGCTCGTTCGGTTACTTTCCTTCCTATACTCTAGGTGCTATGTACGCCGCCCAATACAAAGCCACCATGATACAAACCGTCGACATCGACGCCGCCATTCAAAGCGGTGACCTGTCTCCAATATTCCAATGGCTCAGCGACAACATCTGGTCACAAGCTTCGCTTCACACCACCGATGAACTAATAAAACGCGCGACAGGCGAAACACTAAATGCCGTACATTTTAGAAAGCATCTAGAAGGGCGGTATTTGTAA
- a CDS encoding DUF1272 domain-containing protein: MLELRPNCECCDKDLPPESTEALICTFECTFCTSCVKGVLNNQCPNCGGNFVSRPIRPIAALKNNPASTKRVLKEQGCVLNT; this comes from the coding sequence ATGTTAGAGTTGAGACCAAATTGCGAATGTTGTGATAAGGATTTACCGCCAGAATCTACAGAGGCACTTATCTGTACATTTGAATGTACCTTTTGTACAAGTTGTGTTAAGGGAGTTTTGAATAATCAATGTCCTAATTGTGGTGGTAATTTTGTTAGCAGACCAATAAGGCCTATTGCAGCATTAAAAAATAATCCAGCATCAACTAAACGCGTGCTAAAAGAACAAGGTTGCGTACTAAACACATAA
- a CDS encoding VOC family protein has translation MRILTNICSNDLQKSKDFYVELLDFKVKYDSDWYVQLCSPDDSEIEYGIIQRNHDLVPKEYQNAPTGMYVTFVVDDVDMVYERALKMKVTIVETPRNEFYGQRRFLAKDPNGCLIDICSPWEAE, from the coding sequence ATGAGAATACTTACAAATATATGCTCGAATGACCTCCAAAAAAGCAAAGACTTTTATGTAGAGCTTCTCGATTTTAAAGTTAAGTATGATAGTGACTGGTATGTTCAGCTTTGTTCTCCAGATGATTCAGAAATTGAGTATGGAATTATCCAGCGGAATCACGATTTAGTACCTAAGGAGTATCAAAATGCACCAACGGGTATGTATGTAACTTTTGTAGTTGACGATGTTGATATGGTCTACGAAAGGGCACTAAAAATGAAGGTTACTATTGTAGAGACGCCTCGTAATGAATTTTACGGTCAGCGTAGGTTTCTAGCTAAAGATCCAAATGGTTGTTTAATAGATATCTGTTCTCCATGGGAAGCAGAGTAA
- a CDS encoding Spy/CpxP family protein refolding chaperone yields the protein MKNLIVGVIVSALSFSVFANTESPYVGQESRKIKALSQQEIEGYLNGKGLEFAKAAELNQFPGPSHVLKVAKELNLTEEQTKRTQEIFDSMKSKATMLGNQFVEKERELDRQFSSGAINANSLKILLSDIGALQANIRHVHLNAHLDQKALLTKHQIYMYDQLRGYSTPDNNGTKHHH from the coding sequence ATGAAGAATCTTATTGTTGGAGTAATTGTGAGTGCATTATCTTTTTCTGTATTTGCCAATACAGAGTCGCCATATGTAGGTCAGGAGTCACGTAAAATTAAGGCGTTGTCCCAACAAGAAATTGAGGGCTACCTAAATGGTAAAGGTTTAGAATTCGCCAAAGCAGCCGAGCTTAATCAGTTTCCTGGTCCAAGTCATGTTCTCAAGGTAGCCAAAGAACTTAATCTTACCGAAGAACAAACAAAGCGTACTCAAGAAATTTTTGACTCTATGAAATCAAAAGCGACTATGTTGGGTAATCAATTTGTTGAAAAAGAGCGGGAACTTGACAGGCAGTTCTCCAGTGGAGCAATAAATGCTAATTCCCTTAAAATACTCTTATCCGATATCGGTGCACTTCAGGCCAACATACGGCATGTGCATTTGAATGCCCACCTTGATCAAAAAGCATTGCTCACTAAACACCAGATTTATATGTACGATCAACTACGTGGTTACAGCACGCCCGATAATAATGGAACGAAACATCATCACTAA
- a CDS encoding DMT family transporter, with product MAQNYTPTFKNWLSLLLLILLWGTSFMFTAVSLESFSPVAIVSLRVLIAAIILTLFMYAKGWRLPVDPLAWAVFLLLGIMGNLLPFFLISTGQKDISSGITGLLMAFMPLATMILAHYFVLGESLNRFKVFGFVLGITGVVIVLWPSLVGAHSNLLSGLLILLATFSYAINAILVRRLPSYNPVVTAAGVMIISSIVIVPLWLWQDLPWQQSYSLKATLSMLWLGVGPTAFGTILLFAVIATAGPTFLSYINYMIPIVAYFTGVLLLGEAIEWQSLAAMLLIMLGIALTRKRVAD from the coding sequence ATGGCTCAAAACTACACACCTACTTTTAAAAACTGGCTTTCTCTGCTGTTGCTCATTCTGCTGTGGGGGACGTCATTTATGTTTACCGCTGTCTCACTGGAAAGCTTTAGCCCTGTAGCGATAGTCTCTCTTAGAGTCTTGATTGCAGCGATTATTCTAACGCTCTTTATGTATGCCAAGGGTTGGCGTTTGCCTGTAGACCCGTTGGCTTGGGCGGTATTTTTGCTGCTGGGTATTATGGGTAACTTGTTGCCATTTTTTCTGATCTCCACAGGTCAGAAGGATATTAGCTCGGGCATTACGGGATTGCTGATGGCATTTATGCCGCTGGCGACAATGATTTTGGCGCATTATTTTGTGTTAGGAGAAAGCCTTAATCGCTTTAAAGTCTTCGGTTTTGTGCTAGGTATTACTGGCGTGGTGATTGTGCTTTGGCCGTCGTTAGTAGGCGCTCATAGTAACTTACTGAGTGGTCTGTTAATTTTACTCGCCACGTTTAGTTATGCGATAAATGCCATTTTGGTGAGGCGATTGCCTTCCTATAACCCGGTTGTAACAGCGGCAGGCGTGATGATTATTTCCAGCATCGTTATCGTGCCATTGTGGCTGTGGCAAGATTTACCGTGGCAACAAAGCTATTCTTTAAAAGCCACATTATCCATGTTGTGGTTAGGTGTCGGTCCAACTGCGTTTGGCACCATTCTCTTGTTTGCCGTTATCGCCACGGCAGGCCCTACGTTTCTTTCGTACATTAATTACATGATTCCTATCGTGGCGTACTTTACTGGCGTGCTTCTTTTGGGCGAAGCCATTGAATGGCAAAGCCTAGCGGCCATGTTATTAATAATGTTGGGGATAGCGCTAACGCGAAAGCGGGTTGCTGATTAA
- a CDS encoding MYG1 family protein encodes MTEQIQVIATHNGNFHADDVFAVAALKSIFPSVELIRTRDLDVIAKADIVLDVGGIYDAEKDRFDHHQKGGAGARENGIPFSSFGLIWQKYGLEICAGNKEVANALDKNLVSAIDAIDCGHVEGVQTGISLSQTISMFNPTWQEEGDFDACFDEAVAFASRILARFIAAASGGVNAKTIVANAIEKAADPRVIVLEQYTPWKTTVLRLSQDALFMVYPSQTGQWRIQTVPVELGSFEDRKKLPAPWAGLSDKELQDVTGLEDAMFCHNGLFIAGCASFENTMKMAKMALDY; translated from the coding sequence ATGACCGAACAAATTCAAGTAATCGCAACGCACAATGGCAACTTTCACGCAGACGACGTGTTTGCAGTAGCGGCACTTAAAAGCATTTTTCCATCTGTAGAATTAATACGCACACGTGACTTAGACGTGATAGCCAAAGCCGACATAGTGTTAGACGTAGGCGGAATATACGACGCTGAAAAAGACCGTTTTGATCATCACCAAAAAGGCGGCGCAGGCGCACGAGAAAATGGTATCCCGTTTTCATCATTTGGGTTAATTTGGCAAAAGTACGGCCTAGAAATATGCGCGGGTAATAAAGAAGTCGCCAACGCATTGGACAAAAATTTAGTCTCCGCCATAGACGCAATAGATTGCGGACACGTAGAAGGCGTACAGACAGGCATCAGCCTGAGTCAAACCATCTCAATGTTTAACCCTACATGGCAAGAAGAAGGCGATTTTGACGCCTGTTTTGATGAAGCTGTTGCCTTTGCATCACGCATATTAGCTCGATTCATTGCTGCGGCAAGTGGTGGCGTAAACGCAAAAACCATCGTCGCCAACGCCATAGAAAAAGCCGCAGACCCAAGAGTCATCGTGTTAGAACAATACACACCATGGAAAACCACTGTACTTAGGTTATCGCAAGACGCTTTGTTTATGGTGTACCCATCCCAAACAGGACAATGGCGCATACAAACCGTGCCAGTCGAACTAGGCTCATTTGAAGATCGTAAAAAACTACCCGCGCCATGGGCAGGATTGTCAGATAAAGAACTACAAGACGTAACCGGTTTAGAAGATGCCATGTTCTGTCATAACGGCTTGTTTATCGCAGGCTGTGCATCGTTTGAAAATACAATGAAAATGGCAAAAATGGCGTTGGATTATTAG